One genomic window of Actinoalloteichus hoggarensis includes the following:
- a CDS encoding DivIVA domain-containing protein: MTTLLIYLAVMLLVAAVVFLLVSVIFGSGEELAPLPPGVTPTTLPETSFGGAEVRALRFQQAVRGYRMTEVDWALEKVAAELDGLRSRVSELERELSERSAPDTAAGAAGSTAEAEAAPVIEESAALDRRKGTAVRSGHADEPANAVGGELDVESPATWSGDDAGPGSRA, from the coding sequence GTGACCACGTTGCTCATCTACCTCGCCGTCATGCTGCTGGTCGCCGCCGTGGTGTTCCTCCTCGTGTCGGTGATCTTCGGCAGCGGCGAGGAGCTGGCTCCGCTGCCGCCCGGCGTCACCCCCACGACCCTCCCGGAGACCTCGTTCGGCGGTGCGGAGGTCAGAGCGCTGCGGTTCCAGCAGGCCGTCCGGGGGTATCGCATGACCGAAGTGGACTGGGCGCTGGAGAAGGTCGCCGCCGAACTCGACGGTCTGCGGTCCAGGGTGTCGGAGTTGGAACGGGAGCTGTCCGAACGGTCGGCCCCGGACACCGCGGCAGGAGCCGCCGGATCGACGGCGGAAGCCGAGGCGGCACCCGTCATCGAGGAGTCCGCGGCCCTCGACCGACGAAAGGGGACAGCGGTGCGATCGGGACATGCCGACGAACCGGCGAACGCCGTGGGCGGTGAACTCGACGTCGAGTCGCCTGCGACCTGGTCCGGTGACGACGCCGGGCCGGGGAGCCGAGCATGA
- a CDS encoding SRPBCC family protein, which translates to MSTADVVLRVAVPERAETVWAAATDWARQGEWMLGTEVDVVGGDGRSVGSRLAAFTGAGGIGFLDRMEITGWDPPRSVAVRHTGRLVRGEGGFRILPHDGGERCTFLWEERLTLPLGALGGLGWAMVRPAFEWGLRRSLTDFARLCRDYRED; encoded by the coding sequence ATGAGCACCGCCGACGTGGTGCTGCGAGTGGCCGTCCCCGAGCGGGCCGAGACGGTGTGGGCCGCGGCGACCGACTGGGCTCGCCAGGGCGAGTGGATGCTGGGCACCGAGGTCGACGTCGTCGGTGGCGACGGCAGAAGCGTCGGGTCCCGGCTGGCCGCCTTCACCGGGGCGGGCGGCATCGGCTTCCTGGATCGGATGGAGATCACCGGCTGGGACCCGCCGAGGTCGGTCGCCGTGCGGCACACCGGACGCCTGGTACGCGGCGAGGGCGGCTTCCGCATCCTGCCGCACGACGGCGGCGAGCGGTGCACCTTTCTCTGGGAGGAGCGGCTCACCCTGCCGTTGGGGGCGCTGGGCGGCCTCGGCTGGGCGATGGTGCGGCCCGCGTTCGAATGGGGACTGCGTCGGTCGCTGACGGACTTCGCTCGTCTCTGCCGGGACTATCGCGAGGACTGA
- a CDS encoding VOC family protein has protein sequence MTAISAAFGIVTRDIATSVAFYRLLGLEISDPTEEPHHSAALPGGGRLMWDTEDLMRQIKPDWQPPSGGPRLGLAIGLAAPDEVDSVYTRVVAAGNAGAAAPWDAFWGQRYAQVVDPDGVIVDLFADLP, from the coding sequence ATGACAGCGATCTCAGCCGCCTTCGGCATCGTCACCCGGGACATCGCGACCTCGGTCGCCTTCTATCGGCTGCTCGGCCTGGAGATCTCCGATCCCACCGAGGAGCCGCATCACTCCGCCGCGCTGCCCGGCGGCGGACGGCTCATGTGGGACACCGAGGATCTGATGCGACAGATCAAGCCCGATTGGCAGCCCCCCAGCGGCGGCCCTCGCCTCGGGCTCGCGATCGGGCTCGCCGCCCCCGACGAGGTCGACTCGGTGTACACCAGGGTGGTGGCCGCGGGCAACGCCGGGGCGGCCGCTCCGTGGGACGCCTTCTGGGGGCAGCGCTACGCCCAGGTGGTCGACCCCGACGGCGTGATCGTGGACCTCTTCGCCGACCTGCCCTAG
- a CDS encoding ESX secretion-associated protein EspG: MITRTRGDSTFLLSAVEFDVCWESLGLGETPVALRLPSPGRTRDERRRIVANAEATLAARGLFANAEPTPELSAALALLAGCDWLVDAHLALPEVVDAIGAGCGSAGAVAARRADRVWVAALSDHQVIPELIGLAGEVPPGIGESASVRGGALAAAVRLAHGDSRVLVAELTARGERAADAAELARLCAEPLRQGQFGASTVTASGRRRAARVVAFHDTAAGRHLQLRRGHGDQEWVTVTPADNRKIALALRELAAETR; this comes from the coding sequence GTGATCACGAGGACGCGCGGGGACAGCACGTTCCTGCTCTCCGCCGTCGAGTTCGACGTCTGCTGGGAGTCGCTCGGCCTCGGCGAGACGCCCGTGGCGCTTCGACTGCCGAGTCCCGGCCGCACCCGAGACGAACGGCGGCGGATCGTCGCGAACGCCGAGGCGACGCTCGCCGCTCGCGGCCTGTTCGCGAACGCCGAGCCGACCCCGGAGCTCAGTGCCGCCCTCGCCTTGTTGGCGGGCTGCGACTGGCTCGTGGACGCCCACCTCGCCCTGCCCGAGGTCGTCGACGCGATCGGGGCCGGGTGCGGGTCGGCGGGGGCGGTGGCCGCGCGTCGCGCGGATCGCGTCTGGGTCGCGGCGCTATCCGATCATCAGGTGATTCCCGAGCTGATCGGGCTGGCGGGCGAGGTGCCGCCCGGCATCGGCGAGTCGGCCAGTGTGCGGGGCGGCGCGCTGGCCGCGGCCGTCCGCCTGGCGCACGGCGACTCGCGGGTGCTCGTCGCCGAGCTGACCGCTCGTGGTGAGCGGGCCGCCGATGCCGCCGAGCTGGCGCGACTGTGCGCCGAACCGCTCAGACAAGGCCAGTTCGGCGCGAGCACCGTCACGGCGAGCGGCAGACGACGAGCCGCACGGGTCGTGGCCTTCCACGACACCGCGGCGGGACGCCATCTCCAGCTGCGGCGTGGACATGGCGATCAGGAATGGGTGACGGTCACCCCGGCCGACAATCGCAAGATCGCGCTGGCCCTGCGTGAGCTGGCCGCCGAGACGCGGTGA
- a CDS encoding enoyl-CoA hydratase-related protein yields MRGVERPLLLIEDDQGVRVLTFNRPAAFNSLTVQLKNDLLAALHDAAEDDSVRAVVITGAGRAFCAGQDLKEHIALLQAGDEAPLHTVEEHYNPLIELVTAMPKPVIAAVNGTAAGAGASLAYAADLRIAERSARFLMAFAGVGLTADSGASWTLPRLIGYGRAMEMMLLGQPVTAEEALRLGMISRLVEDGEALAAARELAGRLAAGPTTAYAKIKESLRAAASSELTEALATEARTQAEAGQTVDHREAVDAFVAKREPRFLGR; encoded by the coding sequence CTGCGAGGAGTGGAACGGCCGCTCTTACTGATCGAGGACGATCAGGGCGTCCGAGTCCTGACCTTCAATCGGCCGGCCGCGTTCAACTCGTTGACCGTCCAGTTGAAGAACGACCTGCTCGCCGCGCTGCATGACGCGGCGGAGGACGACTCCGTCCGCGCTGTGGTGATCACCGGAGCGGGTCGGGCCTTCTGCGCGGGCCAGGATCTCAAGGAGCACATCGCACTGCTTCAGGCGGGTGACGAGGCACCGCTGCACACGGTGGAGGAGCACTACAACCCGCTGATCGAACTCGTCACCGCGATGCCCAAGCCGGTCATCGCCGCGGTGAACGGCACGGCGGCCGGGGCGGGCGCGTCCCTGGCCTATGCGGCGGATCTGCGCATCGCCGAGCGGTCTGCCCGGTTCCTGATGGCCTTCGCGGGTGTCGGTCTCACCGCCGACTCGGGCGCCTCGTGGACGCTTCCCCGACTGATCGGCTACGGGCGCGCGATGGAGATGATGCTGCTCGGGCAGCCGGTGACGGCGGAGGAGGCGCTGCGCCTCGGGATGATCAGCCGACTGGTGGAGGACGGCGAGGCGTTGGCGGCGGCCAGGGAGCTGGCGGGCCGATTGGCCGCAGGTCCGACGACGGCCTACGCGAAGATCAAGGAGTCGCTCCGGGCCGCCGCGTCGAGCGAGTTGACCGAGGCACTGGCCACCGAGGCACGGACTCAGGCCGAGGCAGGGCAGACCGTCGATCACCGCGAGGCCGTGGACGCCTTCGTGGCCAAGCGGGAGCCGAGGTTCCTCGGGCGCTGA
- a CDS encoding PaaX family transcriptional regulator: MRARSALFDLFGGHLRGRGGVATIAALVRLLEPLGFASPAVRTAVSRTVRQGWLAPVRLPEGPGYALTAKAERRLDEAAARIYRTRPDVWDGRWHVLVLEELPGRPARDRLTSSLRLLGYGELGPVTWVAPRPAEELPDVLATESMRASSFLGTHQGDDGELARRAWNLDALAEDYSAFIQDWEGRLAVVDAADDAAAFAAGLELLHAWRGFLFRDPGLPPTVLPQEWGGDLAAAFFDRHTARLAPAADRFVRLCLASSAGSPADSSPDQGEGRQD; this comes from the coding sequence GTGCGAGCTCGGTCAGCATTGTTCGATCTCTTCGGTGGTCACCTTCGCGGCAGGGGCGGCGTCGCGACGATCGCCGCGTTGGTGCGTCTCCTGGAGCCGCTGGGCTTCGCCTCCCCCGCCGTGCGGACCGCGGTGTCCAGAACGGTGCGTCAGGGCTGGTTGGCGCCGGTACGGCTGCCGGAGGGACCCGGGTACGCGCTGACGGCCAAGGCCGAACGTCGTCTGGACGAGGCGGCCGCGCGCATCTACCGGACCCGTCCCGACGTGTGGGACGGCCGCTGGCACGTCCTCGTGCTGGAGGAGCTGCCGGGCAGGCCTGCCCGCGACCGGCTCACGTCCTCGCTTCGGCTGCTGGGCTACGGAGAACTCGGCCCGGTGACGTGGGTCGCACCGCGTCCTGCCGAGGAGCTGCCGGACGTCCTCGCGACGGAGTCCATGCGTGCGAGCAGCTTTCTCGGCACTCATCAGGGTGACGATGGCGAGCTGGCGCGTCGCGCGTGGAACCTCGATGCCCTGGCCGAGGACTACTCGGCATTCATCCAGGACTGGGAGGGCCGCCTCGCCGTCGTCGACGCCGCCGACGACGCGGCGGCCTTCGCGGCCGGCCTCGAACTGCTGCACGCCTGGCGCGGATTCCTGTTCCGCGATCCCGGTCTCCCGCCCACCGTGCTTCCCCAAGAATGGGGCGGTGACCTGGCCGCCGCGTTCTTCGACCGACACACCGCTCGGTTGGCTCCGGCGGCGGATCGATTCGTTCGGCTGTGCCTGGCGAGCAGTGCAGGGTCACCCGCCGACTCATCACCTGACCAGGGTGAGGGGCGGCAGGATTAG
- a CDS encoding DUF3117 domain-containing protein has translation MAAMKPRTGDGPLEVTKEGRGIVMRVPLEGGGRLVVEMSAEEASNLGDALNAAVG, from the coding sequence ATGGCGGCCATGAAGCCCCGGACCGGCGACGGTCCCCTTGAGGTCACCAAGGAGGGACGCGGCATCGTGATGCGAGTCCCGCTCGAGGGTGGTGGGCGCCTCGTCGTCGAAATGTCGGCAGAGGAGGCCAGTAACCTTGGCGATGCACTGAACGCCGCCGTGGGGTGA
- a CDS encoding leucyl aminopeptidase family protein has translation MSLDTLPDVPVSPPRLRVLAGAPAPASIHAWPVFSAETPRHTGETQADAPLPALGADQLTEDCARLRSVGFRGKAGSLERIGLDAAPPRWLFGAATGSPADWRAAGAAVLRAAEEHDRQAHEAGLDTVDEVSLLLPATLDEDEITALAIGVSLGAHRFTVTGRERPPRPTDVTFVLPAQTPEDTVAATASVVDRAAALSSATALARDLANAPSNVKNPEWLARTAVAAGAAYPDLTVAVRDEQWLTDHGFGGVLAVGGGSASPPRLIELSWRPEVPVHGPHLVLVGKGITFDTGGVSLKPADGMHLMRTDMAGGAAVIAALIGIAALRLPVRVTGLVPSAENHVSGSAYRPGDVVTHFGGRTSEIVNTDAEGRLVLADGLAYAVERLDPTILVDVATLTGAMKISLGLRTGGLFSSDDALADAVTAAGDKVGESWWRMPLLADHAEDVRGDWADVRQGPPGPGGVMAALFLREFTAGLPWVHLDIAGPARADRSYAEVNPGATGFAARTLIELVAGRIPS, from the coding sequence TTGTCCCTCGACACCCTGCCCGACGTCCCCGTGTCGCCTCCTCGGCTGCGCGTACTGGCCGGCGCCCCCGCACCGGCGTCGATTCACGCCTGGCCGGTCTTCTCCGCCGAGACGCCACGTCACACCGGTGAGACCCAGGCCGACGCGCCGCTGCCCGCGCTCGGCGCGGATCAACTGACCGAGGACTGCGCGCGGCTGCGCTCCGTCGGGTTCCGAGGCAAGGCGGGCTCGCTGGAGCGCATCGGCCTCGATGCCGCGCCGCCCCGGTGGCTGTTCGGCGCCGCGACGGGATCGCCCGCCGACTGGCGTGCGGCCGGAGCCGCCGTGCTGCGTGCCGCCGAGGAGCATGACAGGCAGGCGCACGAGGCCGGGCTGGACACCGTCGACGAGGTCAGCCTGCTGCTGCCCGCGACTCTCGACGAGGACGAGATCACCGCGCTCGCGATCGGAGTGTCGCTCGGTGCGCACCGCTTCACCGTGACTGGACGGGAACGGCCGCCGAGACCGACCGACGTCACGTTCGTACTGCCCGCTCAGACACCCGAGGACACGGTGGCCGCGACGGCCTCCGTCGTGGACCGTGCCGCCGCGTTGTCCTCGGCCACCGCGCTGGCCCGAGACCTCGCCAACGCGCCGTCGAACGTGAAGAACCCGGAATGGCTGGCCCGGACGGCGGTGGCCGCAGGGGCCGCGTATCCCGATCTCACCGTGGCCGTGCGGGACGAACAGTGGCTGACCGACCACGGCTTCGGCGGCGTGCTGGCGGTGGGCGGCGGTTCCGCGTCCCCGCCTCGGCTGATCGAACTGTCCTGGCGGCCGGAGGTTCCCGTCCACGGCCCGCACCTCGTGCTGGTCGGCAAGGGGATCACCTTCGACACCGGGGGCGTCTCGCTCAAGCCCGCCGACGGAATGCATTTGATGCGGACCGACATGGCGGGCGGTGCGGCGGTGATCGCCGCCCTGATCGGCATCGCCGCGCTGCGACTGCCCGTCCGGGTCACCGGACTGGTACCCAGCGCCGAGAACCACGTGTCGGGCAGCGCCTATCGACCAGGCGACGTCGTGACGCACTTCGGCGGCCGTACCAGCGAGATCGTCAACACCGACGCCGAGGGCAGACTGGTCTTGGCCGACGGACTGGCCTACGCCGTCGAGCGGCTCGATCCGACGATCCTGGTGGACGTCGCGACGCTCACCGGCGCGATGAAGATCTCCCTCGGTCTGCGCACCGGCGGCCTGTTCAGCTCGGACGACGCGCTGGCCGACGCGGTGACGGCGGCGGGCGACAAGGTCGGCGAGTCCTGGTGGCGGATGCCGCTGCTCGCCGATCACGCCGAGGACGTGCGCGGCGACTGGGCGGACGTTCGGCAGGGGCCGCCCGGGCCGGGCGGGGTGATGGCCGCCCTGTTCCTGCGTGAGTTCACCGCCGGACTGCCCTGGGTGCATCTCGACATCGCGGGTCCGGCCAGGGCCGACCGGTCCTATGCGGAGGTCAACCCCGGCGCGACCGGTTTCGCCGCCCGCACCCTGATCGAGCTGGTCGCCGGGCGGATCCCGTCGTGA
- a CDS encoding DUF4041 domain-containing protein — protein sequence MFGGRKRRQQLDEALRENQHLRDELRRLGGLGPLGLRNEIDALTRRHQTDRARFQQEISAMNAEVARLNGRLTALRAEVVETDDARLMQEVGVYQYRHVLSDAEAYKDRLALVKDTVKNMTRSKSAVDGSQDFHYNNSLAQGRKFVGELSKLMLRAYNAEAENCVRVLKAGNLASAVKRLETAVRTIEKLGAMAAIRINPAYHATRIRELELTADYLARKQQEKEAERERRAALREEQRALQEYRREQERLLKEQGHYRNAAAALRAKGDEEGAADLERKLAEIAAALGGIEEREANIRAGYVYVISNIGSFGPDVVKIGMTRRLEPMDRVRELGDASVPFRFDVHALFFSPDAVTIERQLHAALESRRLNRVNRRREYFRCTPTEVKTLLHDLAGSLLDYRDDPEAVEYRQSLGAATATAV from the coding sequence ATGTTCGGTGGGCGGAAGCGGCGGCAGCAGCTCGACGAGGCCCTTCGCGAGAATCAACACCTGCGCGACGAGCTCCGACGGCTGGGCGGGCTCGGCCCTCTCGGACTGCGCAACGAGATCGACGCGCTGACCCGTCGCCACCAGACCGATCGGGCCCGTTTTCAGCAGGAGATCTCCGCGATGAACGCCGAGGTCGCCCGATTGAACGGCCGGCTCACCGCATTGCGCGCCGAGGTAGTCGAGACCGATGACGCCCGACTGATGCAGGAGGTCGGGGTCTATCAGTACCGACACGTGCTCTCGGATGCCGAGGCGTACAAGGACCGGCTCGCACTCGTCAAGGACACGGTGAAGAACATGACGAGATCGAAGTCCGCCGTAGACGGGTCACAGGACTTCCACTACAACAACTCCCTCGCCCAAGGGCGCAAGTTCGTCGGGGAACTGTCGAAGCTGATGCTCCGAGCCTACAACGCGGAGGCGGAGAACTGCGTCCGCGTATTGAAGGCGGGCAATCTGGCGTCGGCGGTGAAGCGTCTGGAGACCGCCGTCCGAACCATCGAGAAGCTCGGAGCCATGGCGGCGATCCGCATCAATCCCGCCTACCACGCGACGCGGATCCGAGAACTCGAGCTCACCGCCGACTACCTGGCGAGGAAGCAGCAGGAGAAGGAGGCGGAGCGAGAGCGGCGGGCCGCCCTCCGGGAAGAACAACGGGCCTTACAGGAGTACCGGCGCGAGCAGGAGCGGCTCCTCAAAGAGCAGGGGCACTACCGTAACGCCGCCGCCGCGCTGCGGGCGAAGGGCGACGAGGAGGGCGCGGCCGACCTCGAACGCAAGCTCGCCGAGATCGCGGCCGCGCTCGGGGGCATCGAAGAACGGGAGGCCAATATCCGCGCGGGCTATGTCTATGTGATCAGCAACATCGGCTCGTTCGGCCCCGACGTCGTCAAGATCGGGATGACCCGCCGCCTCGAACCGATGGACCGGGTGCGCGAGCTCGGCGACGCTTCGGTGCCCTTCCGGTTCGACGTGCACGCGCTGTTCTTCTCACCGGACGCGGTGACCATCGAGCGACAGCTGCACGCCGCGTTGGAATCTCGACGTCTGAACCGGGTCAACCGGCGGCGTGAGTATTTCCGGTGCACTCCGACGGAGGTCAAGACGTTGCTGCACGATCTCGCGGGGAGCCTCCTCGACTACCGCGACGACCCCGAGGCGGTCGAGTACCGCCAGAGTCTCGGTGCGGCCACCGCCACGGCGGTGTGA
- a CDS encoding LysR family transcriptional regulator — protein MDESAEHLARDLAPRLALLRAVAAESHVTRVAALLDVPQPTVSRWLARLGADLGTPVVTRAGRGIRLTRAGELLAEAAGHALAALEPGCRRALDEADPDRGRVALAFLHTMGGVQVPELLRGFRRRRPSVRFTLAQAPHETILAQVRSGHVDLGLTSPLPEDAADLRCVPLFEQSLVLAVAAGHRLASRSRVRIGELADEDFVGLEPGFGLRRITDELCAAAGFTPVLTFEGQETDTVRGLVAAGLGIALVPAADAGPPPGVVEVRLSPRSGRTIGLVWQAGRPMTSAVRAFRDFALTARHAPHSRLARSDDLRSDDPPRADTPVPEV, from the coding sequence ATGGATGAGTCAGCCGAGCATCTGGCGCGGGACCTCGCCCCGAGACTGGCGTTGCTGCGTGCGGTCGCCGCCGAGTCCCACGTCACCAGGGTCGCGGCCCTGCTGGACGTACCTCAGCCGACGGTGAGTCGGTGGCTCGCCCGCCTCGGCGCCGATCTGGGAACACCGGTCGTGACCAGGGCGGGCCGCGGCATCCGCCTGACCCGTGCGGGCGAGCTTCTGGCCGAGGCCGCCGGGCACGCTCTCGCCGCCCTGGAGCCCGGCTGCCGCCGCGCGCTGGACGAGGCCGATCCCGATCGGGGTCGGGTGGCACTGGCCTTCCTGCACACCATGGGCGGCGTACAGGTCCCGGAGCTGCTGCGCGGATTCCGTCGCAGGCGACCGTCCGTCCGCTTCACCCTGGCGCAGGCGCCGCACGAGACGATCCTGGCCCAGGTCCGCAGTGGTCACGTCGACCTCGGCCTGACCTCGCCGCTGCCCGAGGACGCCGCGGATCTACGCTGCGTGCCCCTGTTCGAGCAGTCGCTCGTCCTGGCCGTGGCCGCCGGACATCGCCTCGCCTCCCGAAGCCGGGTGCGCATCGGGGAGCTGGCCGACGAGGACTTCGTCGGGCTGGAGCCGGGCTTCGGTCTGCGCCGGATCACCGACGAGCTGTGCGCGGCGGCGGGCTTCACCCCCGTGCTCACGTTCGAAGGTCAGGAGACGGACACCGTGCGTGGCCTGGTGGCGGCGGGGCTGGGCATCGCCCTCGTGCCCGCCGCCGACGCGGGCCCGCCGCCGGGCGTGGTGGAGGTCCGACTCAGCCCGCGATCCGGCCGGACGATCGGGCTGGTCTGGCAGGCGGGTCGTCCGATGACCTCGGCGGTCCGTGCCTTCCGCGATTTCGCGCTCACCGCCCGCCACGCTCCGCATTCGCGCCTCGCTCGATCCGACGACCTACGATCCGATGATCCGCCCCGAGCAGACACGCCGGTCCCTGAGGTGTGA
- a CDS encoding MFS transporter, translated as MAMLIAGFAVFALLYSVQPVLPEFADQYGLGPGGASLAVSAATGGLAVGLLPLAVLAQALGRRPVMIASVCAAVLIGVVVPLATSFPMLVTLRAAQGLAVAGLASVAMAHLAAETRAAGLGAAIGLYVAGNSLGGMSGRLITGVIADIANWRVGVWAVTLLAAGCAVVFVLVLPPSQGPRPAPLRRSVVVGGLRAAVTDPVLYGPYLVAALGAACFVSVYNVLGFRLLAPPFLLAPAVIALVFLAYAIGSVTSATAGRAADRLGRPRVLIGALAITVLGVLVTLPDQLGAVLLGLGLLTGGFFAAHAVAGGWVGARAAGPASAQAPALYLLAYYLGGSVGGVIGGLAYGGWGWPGLVVLVVGWLVLAAAAALLAAAAQRRTRRGCPVGAPRVDAARRAVPTAAGARGPGPSSAPADRAAGSGHEPAER; from the coding sequence ATGGCGATGTTGATCGCGGGCTTCGCCGTCTTCGCCCTGCTCTACTCGGTCCAGCCCGTCCTGCCGGAGTTCGCCGACCAGTACGGACTCGGTCCAGGCGGCGCCTCGCTGGCGGTGTCGGCGGCGACCGGCGGCCTGGCGGTCGGCCTGCTGCCGCTCGCCGTGCTGGCCCAGGCGCTCGGCCGTCGGCCGGTGATGATCGCCTCGGTCTGTGCCGCCGTGCTGATCGGCGTGGTGGTGCCCCTGGCGACGTCCTTCCCGATGCTGGTCACGCTGCGCGCGGCGCAGGGGCTCGCCGTGGCGGGCCTGGCGTCCGTCGCGATGGCGCACCTGGCCGCCGAGACCCGCGCGGCGGGCCTGGGCGCGGCCATCGGCCTCTACGTGGCGGGGAACAGCCTGGGCGGCATGTCCGGGCGGCTGATCACCGGCGTGATCGCCGATATCGCGAACTGGCGGGTCGGCGTCTGGGCGGTCACGCTGCTGGCGGCGGGCTGCGCCGTCGTCTTCGTGCTGGTGCTGCCGCCGTCGCAGGGCCCCCGTCCGGCGCCGCTGCGTCGCTCGGTGGTCGTGGGCGGACTGCGTGCCGCCGTGACCGATCCCGTGCTCTACGGCCCGTACCTGGTGGCGGCCCTCGGGGCGGCCTGCTTCGTCTCGGTCTACAACGTGTTGGGCTTCCGCCTGCTGGCGCCGCCGTTCCTGCTGGCGCCCGCGGTGATCGCGCTGGTGTTCCTCGCTTATGCGATCGGCAGCGTCACCTCGGCGACGGCGGGGCGGGCGGCGGATCGGCTGGGGCGACCTCGGGTGTTGATCGGCGCCCTGGCGATCACCGTCCTCGGCGTGCTCGTGACGCTGCCCGACCAGCTCGGCGCCGTCCTGCTCGGCTTGGGCCTGCTCACCGGCGGATTCTTCGCCGCGCACGCCGTGGCCGGGGGCTGGGTCGGTGCCAGGGCGGCCGGGCCTGCCAGCGCGCAGGCGCCCGCGTTGTACCTGTTGGCCTACTACCTCGGCGGCAGCGTCGGCGGAGTGATCGGCGGCCTCGCCTACGGCGGCTGGGGCTGGCCGGGCCTGGTCGTGCTCGTCGTGGGGTGGCTCGTGCTCGCCGCCGCGGCGGCGCTGCTCGCGGCGGCGGCACAACGACGAACCCGACGAGGATGCCCTGTGGGAGCTCCTCGGGTCGATGCGGCCCGCCGGGCCGTGCCGACGGCCGCGGGAGCGCGTGGCCCCGGGCCGAGCAGCGCGCCCGCCGACCGGGCGGCCGGGTCGGGACACGAGCCCGCGGAGCGGTGA
- the glgA gene encoding glycogen synthase: protein MRIGLMTREYPPEIYGGAGVHVGFLVPRLRELIDVDVHCFGAPREDAVAHQPAPGLTSANTALRALSVDLSMTDAASSVDLVHSHTWYANLAGHLAGLLHGVPHVVTAHSLEPRRPWKAEQLGGGYRLSSWVERTAYEAAAAVIAVSDGMRADVLSCYPALDPERVHVVRNGIDTDAYRPVAETDALRALGVDPERPIVAFVGRITRQKGVAHLVAAAHHLDPDAQLVLCAGAPDTPEIGEEVGRAVAELAAVRPGVFWVQRMLEQAEIRQVLTHAAVFVCPSVYEPLGIVNLEAMACGTAVVASDVGGIPEVVAHGETGLLVPLDEQDPTAFQRGLADEVNALLADPARAEAMGAAGRRRAVTEFSWAGVAEQTVSVYRAALTG from the coding sequence GTGCGCATCGGACTGATGACCCGTGAATATCCGCCCGAGATCTACGGGGGTGCGGGCGTGCACGTCGGCTTCCTCGTCCCCCGGCTGCGGGAATTGATCGACGTCGACGTGCACTGCTTCGGCGCACCGCGCGAAGACGCCGTCGCCCATCAGCCCGCGCCGGGGCTGACCTCGGCGAACACGGCGCTACGCGCCCTCTCGGTCGATCTGTCGATGACGGACGCGGCCTCCTCGGTCGACCTCGTCCACTCCCATACCTGGTACGCCAACCTGGCAGGTCACCTCGCGGGCCTGCTGCACGGCGTGCCCCACGTCGTCACCGCCCACTCGCTGGAACCACGCAGACCGTGGAAGGCCGAGCAGCTCGGCGGCGGCTACCGACTGTCCTCATGGGTGGAACGGACGGCCTACGAGGCCGCGGCCGCGGTGATCGCCGTCAGCGACGGGATGCGGGCGGACGTGCTGTCCTGTTATCCCGCCCTCGATCCCGAACGGGTGCACGTGGTCCGCAACGGCATCGACACCGACGCCTATCGGCCGGTGGCCGAGACCGATGCGCTGCGGGCGCTGGGCGTCGACCCGGAGCGGCCGATCGTCGCCTTCGTCGGCCGCATCACCCGGCAGAAGGGCGTGGCACATCTGGTCGCCGCGGCACACCACCTCGACCCGGACGCGCAGCTTGTCCTCTGCGCGGGCGCCCCCGACACTCCGGAGATCGGCGAGGAGGTCGGGCGCGCGGTCGCCGAACTCGCGGCGGTGCGGCCCGGTGTCTTCTGGGTTCAACGGATGCTCGAACAGGCGGAGATCCGCCAGGTCCTCACCCACGCCGCGGTCTTCGTCTGTCCCTCGGTGTACGAGCCGCTGGGCATCGTGAACCTGGAGGCCATGGCCTGCGGCACCGCCGTGGTGGCCTCGGACGTCGGCGGCATCCCCGAGGTCGTGGCGCACGGGGAGACCGGGCTGCTCGTGCCGCTGGACGAACAGGACCCGACCGCCTTCCAGCGTGGGCTCGCCGACGAGGTCAACGCCCTGCTCGCCGATCCGGCCCGCGCCGAGGCGATGGGGGCGGCGGGCAGGCGACGCGCGGTGACGGAGTTCTCCTGGGCGGGCGTGGCGGAGCAGACGGTGTCGGTGTATCGAGCGGCGCTGACGGGCTGA